One genomic region from Vallicoccus soli encodes:
- a CDS encoding KamA family radical SAM protein, with the protein MTQAPEATTAPPLRAAAGQPYAYARRELVEPDWTRLPGWRGVTREQWESAQWQRAHCVKNAKQLRAVMGDLLDERFYEDLARDQAERATMSMLLPPQMLNTMVPAGAADWTEAFLADPVRRYMLPVLSDRRTDWPSHPHASRDSLHEHDMWVVEGLTHRYPTKVLAEMLPTCPQYCGHCTRMDLVGTSTPQVDKLRLSLKPVDRADAMIDYLRRTPGVRDVVVSGGDVANMPWRQLESFLMRLLDVESVRDVRLATKALMGLPQHWLQDSVVEGLERVARTAHRRGVNLAIHTHVNHVNSVTPLVARAARTALEVGVRDVRNQGVLMEGVNATPEDLLDLCFALQGEANVLPYYFYLCDMIPNSEHWRVSVAHAQHLQHAVMGYLPGYATPRIVCDVPFVGKRWVHQVEEYDRERGISYWTKNYRTGIEADDVEALTRRYAFYDPIHTLPEQGQRWWREHTPTAG; encoded by the coding sequence ATGACGCAGGCCCCCGAGGCGACCACGGCCCCCCCGCTGCGGGCTGCGGCCGGGCAGCCGTACGCCTACGCCCGGCGCGAGCTCGTCGAGCCCGACTGGACCCGGCTGCCGGGCTGGCGGGGGGTCACCCGCGAGCAGTGGGAGTCCGCGCAGTGGCAGCGCGCGCACTGCGTGAAGAACGCGAAGCAGCTGCGGGCGGTCATGGGCGACCTGCTCGACGAGCGGTTCTACGAGGACCTCGCGCGCGACCAGGCCGAGCGCGCGACCATGTCGATGCTGCTGCCGCCGCAGATGCTCAACACGATGGTCCCGGCGGGCGCCGCGGACTGGACCGAGGCGTTCCTCGCCGACCCGGTGCGCCGCTACATGCTCCCGGTCCTGTCCGACCGGCGCACCGACTGGCCCTCGCACCCGCACGCCTCGCGCGACTCGCTGCACGAGCACGACATGTGGGTGGTCGAGGGGCTCACGCACCGCTACCCCACCAAGGTGCTGGCCGAGATGCTGCCGACGTGCCCGCAGTACTGCGGGCACTGCACCCGGATGGACCTCGTCGGCACCTCGACGCCGCAGGTCGACAAGCTCCGGCTGAGCCTCAAGCCGGTGGACCGGGCCGACGCGATGATCGACTACCTGCGCCGCACGCCCGGGGTGCGCGACGTGGTGGTCTCCGGCGGCGACGTCGCGAACATGCCGTGGCGCCAGCTCGAGTCGTTCCTCATGCGCCTGCTCGACGTCGAGTCGGTGCGCGACGTGCGCCTGGCGACGAAGGCGCTCATGGGCCTGCCGCAGCACTGGCTGCAGGACAGCGTCGTCGAGGGGCTCGAGCGGGTGGCCCGCACCGCGCACCGCCGGGGGGTCAACCTCGCGATCCACACGCACGTCAACCACGTCAACTCGGTGACCCCCCTCGTTGCCCGCGCGGCCCGCACCGCGCTCGAGGTCGGCGTGCGCGACGTGCGCAACCAGGGCGTGCTCATGGAGGGCGTCAACGCCACCCCGGAGGACCTGCTCGACCTGTGCTTCGCGCTGCAGGGCGAGGCGAACGTCCTGCCGTACTACTTCTACCTCTGCGACATGATCCCCAACAGCGAGCACTGGCGCGTCTCCGTCGCGCACGCGCAGCACCTGCAGCACGCGGTCATGGGCTACCTGCCCGGGTACGCGACGCCGCGGATCGTCTGCGACGTGCCGTTCGTCGGCAAGCGCTGGGTGCACCAGGTCGAGGAGTACGACCGCGAGCGCGGCATCTCGTACTGGACCAAGAACTACCGCACCGGGATCGAGGCCGACGACGTCGAGGCGCTGACCCGGCGGTACGCCTTCTACGACCCCATCCACACCCTGCCCGAGCAGGGGCAGCGGTGGTGGCGCGAGCACACGCCCACCGCGGGCTGA
- a CDS encoding 5'-3' exonuclease — protein MLLDTASLYFRAYFGVPESLTAPDGTPVNAVRGLLDFVARLVTDRTPTHLVACTDEDWRPAFRVAALPSYKAHRVAADADPELAGETVPDTLVPQVPVIFDLLDALGIARVGVAGYEADDVIGTLATTATTPVDVVTGDRDLFQLVDDARRVRVLYTARGVGRHEVVDERAVREKYGIPGRAYADYAVLRGDPSDGLPGVKGVGDKTAAQLVRQYGTLDALLAAVDAGDPALPAAAGRKLAAARDYLAVAPTVVRVATALAVPAHDARLPREPADPERLVELVDRWGVGSSVERVLAALQRAAA, from the coding sequence ATGCTCCTGGACACCGCCTCGCTCTACTTCCGCGCGTACTTCGGGGTGCCCGAGTCGCTCACGGCGCCGGACGGCACGCCCGTCAACGCGGTGCGCGGGCTGCTCGACTTCGTGGCCCGGCTGGTCACCGACCGCACCCCGACGCACCTCGTGGCCTGCACCGACGAGGACTGGCGCCCGGCGTTCCGGGTGGCCGCGCTGCCGTCGTACAAGGCGCACCGGGTCGCCGCCGACGCGGACCCGGAGCTCGCCGGGGAGACCGTGCCCGACACCCTCGTGCCGCAGGTGCCCGTCATCTTCGACCTGCTCGACGCGTTGGGGATCGCGCGGGTCGGGGTGGCCGGCTACGAGGCCGACGACGTCATCGGCACCCTCGCCACCACCGCGACGACGCCGGTCGACGTCGTCACCGGCGACCGCGACCTCTTCCAGCTCGTCGACGACGCCCGCCGGGTGCGCGTCCTCTACACCGCCCGCGGCGTCGGCAGGCACGAGGTCGTCGACGAGCGGGCGGTGCGGGAGAAGTACGGGATCCCGGGGCGGGCGTACGCCGACTACGCCGTCCTGCGCGGCGACCCCTCCGACGGCCTGCCCGGGGTCAAGGGCGTCGGCGACAAGACCGCCGCCCAGCTGGTGAGGCAGTACGGCACCCTCGACGCCCTGCTGGCCGCGGTGGACGCCGGCGACCCGGCCCTGCCGGCCGCCGCGGGGCGCAAGCTCGCGGCGGCCCGGGACTACCTCGCGGTCGCGCCGACGGTCGTGCGGGTCGCGACGGCCCTCGCCGTGCCGGCGCACGACGCGCGGCTGCCCCGCGAGCCCGCCGACCCCGAGCGGCTCGTCGAGCTCGTCGACCGGTGGGGCGTCGGGTCCAGCGTCGAGCGCGTCCTCGCGGCGCTGCAGCGGGCCGCGGCCTGA
- a CDS encoding lysine 5,6-aminomutase subunit alpha TIM-barrel domain-containing protein, with translation MHLDPDLVRRARALAQRATEPVVALARTRTTVSVERALLRLAGVEGADPERIPWANRLVDAVREQVGLEHGVALPVWDALAEQGLGGGHDGLVALAQRAYAGGVRFRLPAGRDATRARRAAARDVRAGVGRVDRRRRERERLVARIGDAPRQPWIYLIVATGDIHEDIPQAQAAARAGADVIAVIRSTGQSLLDYVPEGATREGYAGTYATQENFRLMRAALDEVSRELGRYVRLTNYASGLCMPEIAVLAGLERLDMMLNDSMYGILFRDINPVRTFVDQRFSRQVHARAGIVINTGEDNYLTTADAVEAAHTVTVSQLVNEAFAKEAGLRDWQLGLGHAFEIDPSLPDSFRLELAHALLARTLFPDAPLKWMPPTKHMTGDVFRGYLLDGFFNLAGALTGQGILLVGMMTEAVVTPFLSDRDLALQNVRYVLDAAGGLREDFRPAPDGLIATRARQVLGEAVDLLERVVDDGLLQAIADGTFGVTRRPADGGRGLDGVVERADGYFDPAGDLLEAAP, from the coding sequence CTGCACCTGGACCCCGACCTGGTGCGCCGGGCCCGGGCCCTCGCGCAGCGGGCCACCGAGCCGGTCGTCGCGCTGGCGCGCACCCGCACGACGGTGAGCGTCGAGCGCGCGCTGCTGCGCCTCGCCGGCGTCGAGGGCGCCGACCCCGAGCGGATCCCGTGGGCCAACCGGCTCGTCGACGCCGTCCGCGAGCAGGTCGGCCTCGAGCACGGGGTCGCGCTGCCGGTGTGGGACGCGCTCGCCGAGCAGGGCCTCGGCGGCGGGCACGACGGGCTCGTCGCGCTGGCCCAGCGCGCGTACGCGGGCGGCGTGCGGTTCCGCCTGCCCGCCGGCCGCGACGCCACCCGGGCCCGGCGCGCCGCGGCGCGCGACGTGCGCGCCGGGGTGGGCCGGGTGGACCGGCGCCGGCGCGAGCGCGAGCGCCTGGTGGCGCGGATCGGCGACGCGCCCCGCCAGCCGTGGATCTACCTCATCGTCGCCACCGGCGACATCCACGAGGACATCCCGCAGGCGCAGGCCGCCGCGCGCGCCGGCGCCGACGTCATCGCGGTCATCCGCTCCACCGGCCAGTCGCTGCTCGACTACGTGCCCGAGGGGGCCACCCGCGAGGGCTACGCGGGCACGTACGCGACGCAGGAGAACTTCCGGCTCATGCGCGCGGCCCTCGACGAGGTGTCCCGCGAGCTCGGGCGCTACGTGCGGCTGACCAACTACGCCTCGGGCCTGTGCATGCCGGAGATCGCGGTGCTCGCCGGGCTCGAGCGCCTCGACATGATGCTCAACGACTCGATGTACGGCATCCTCTTCCGCGACATCAACCCGGTGCGCACCTTCGTCGACCAGCGCTTCAGCCGCCAAGTCCACGCCCGCGCCGGGATCGTCATCAACACCGGCGAGGACAACTACCTCACGACGGCCGACGCGGTCGAGGCCGCGCACACCGTCACGGTCAGCCAGCTCGTCAACGAGGCGTTCGCCAAGGAGGCGGGGCTGCGCGACTGGCAGCTCGGCCTCGGGCACGCCTTCGAGATCGACCCCTCGCTGCCCGACTCGTTCCGCCTGGAGCTGGCGCACGCGCTGCTGGCCCGCACGCTCTTCCCGGACGCGCCGCTGAAGTGGATGCCGCCCACCAAGCACATGACCGGCGACGTGTTCCGCGGCTACCTGCTCGACGGCTTCTTCAACCTCGCCGGGGCGCTCACCGGGCAGGGCATCCTGCTCGTCGGGATGATGACCGAGGCGGTCGTGACGCCGTTCCTGTCCGACCGCGACCTCGCCCTGCAGAACGTCCGGTACGTCCTCGACGCCGCCGGCGGCCTGCGCGAGGACTTCCGCCCGGCCCCCGACGGCCTCATCGCCACCCGCGCCCGGCAGGTGCTCGGCGAGGCGGTCGACCTGCTCGAGCGGGTCGTCGACGACGGCCTGCTGCAGGCGATCGCCGACGGCACCTTCGGCGTCACCCGGCGCCCGGCCGACGGCGGGCGCGGCCTCGACGGGGTCGTCGAGCGCGCGGACGGCTACTTCGACCCCGCGGGCGACCTGCTGGAGGCGGCGCCGTGA
- a CDS encoding DEAD/DEAH box helicase, with product MTTPAERFAQARERARRQQRESRSELTRFRQDYPFGLDDFQVRACEALEGGHGVLVAAPTGSGKTVVGEFAVHLALAAGQKCFYTTPIKALSNQKYADLVRRYGSDRVGLLTGDNTINGEAPVVVMTTEVLRNMLYAGSHTLSGLGFVVMDEVHYLADRFRGGVWEEVIIHLPDGVRLVSLSATVSNAEEFGDWLQTVRGDTTVVLEEHRPVPLWQHVLVGQRLYDLFVTEDQEAPPDGDGPRTKLHVNPELVRLARDEDRFGGRDSRRRHGGRRPATYQRPSRVDVVNRLDAEGLLPAITFIFSRAGCQDAVRQCLAAGLRLTTQAERLEIRSIVEQRTADIPDQDLAVLGYHDWLDGLERGIAAHHAGLLPTFKEVVEHLFARGLVRAVFATETLALGINMPARSVVLERLVKWNGEAHVDVTPGEYTQLTGRAGRRGIDVEGHAVVLWQQGMDPRAVAGLASTRTYPLRSSFRPSYNMAVNLVGSVGQATARELLEASFAQFQADRAVVGLARQVRRNEEALEGYREAMTCHLGDFEEYAGLRRAIKEREAGLSRENAADRRAQAAASVEALRPGDVIRVPTGRRAGLAVVLETTTGGLDGPRPTVLTADRQVKTLSMVDFPSPVMALDRVRVPKAFNARNPQHRRDLASTMRATGLDHDETRPRKQRSAAADDPELARLRRLLRQHPCHGCDEREDHARWAERHAKLLRDTEGLRRRVAGRTGTIARTFDRVCALLAELGYLAPEGDALVVTDEGRRLGRLYSELDLLTAECLRTGVWEDLDPAELASCVATLVYESRSSEDGTVARVPRGRVEQALTRMRDLWFALEARERAHRLDFLREPDLGFSWAAWRWASGHRLEEVLSDADLQAGDFVRWCKQLIDLLGQVATAAPEGSRVRRTAQEAVDAVRRGVVAYSSVS from the coding sequence ATGACCACTCCCGCCGAGCGGTTCGCCCAGGCACGCGAACGGGCCCGCCGGCAGCAGCGGGAGAGCCGCAGCGAGCTCACCCGGTTCCGCCAGGACTACCCCTTCGGCCTCGACGACTTCCAGGTGCGCGCCTGCGAGGCGCTCGAGGGCGGGCACGGCGTGCTCGTCGCCGCCCCCACCGGCTCCGGCAAGACCGTCGTCGGCGAGTTCGCCGTGCACCTCGCGCTGGCCGCGGGCCAGAAGTGCTTCTACACCACGCCGATCAAGGCGCTGTCGAACCAGAAGTACGCCGACCTCGTCCGCCGCTACGGCAGCGACCGGGTCGGCCTGCTCACCGGCGACAACACGATCAACGGCGAGGCGCCGGTCGTCGTCATGACGACCGAGGTGCTGCGCAACATGCTCTACGCGGGCTCGCACACCCTGTCCGGGCTCGGGTTCGTCGTCATGGACGAGGTGCACTACCTCGCGGACCGCTTCCGCGGCGGCGTGTGGGAGGAGGTGATCATCCACCTGCCGGACGGGGTGCGGCTGGTCTCCCTCTCCGCGACCGTCAGCAACGCCGAGGAGTTCGGCGACTGGCTGCAGACCGTGCGCGGCGACACGACCGTCGTGCTCGAGGAGCACCGCCCGGTCCCGCTCTGGCAGCACGTCCTCGTCGGCCAACGCCTCTACGACCTCTTCGTCACCGAGGACCAGGAGGCGCCGCCCGACGGCGACGGGCCGCGCACGAAGCTGCACGTCAACCCCGAGCTGGTGCGCCTGGCCCGCGACGAGGACCGCTTCGGCGGGCGCGACAGCCGCCGGCGCCACGGCGGGCGGCGGCCGGCGACGTACCAGCGCCCGAGCCGGGTCGACGTGGTGAACCGGCTCGACGCCGAGGGCCTGCTGCCCGCGATCACCTTCATCTTCAGCCGCGCCGGCTGCCAGGACGCCGTGCGGCAGTGCCTGGCGGCGGGCCTGCGCCTCACCACCCAGGCCGAGCGGCTGGAGATCCGCTCCATCGTCGAGCAGCGCACCGCCGACATCCCCGACCAGGACCTCGCGGTCCTGGGCTACCACGACTGGCTCGACGGGCTCGAGCGCGGCATCGCCGCGCACCACGCGGGCCTGCTGCCGACCTTCAAGGAGGTCGTCGAGCACCTCTTCGCCCGCGGCCTCGTGCGCGCGGTCTTCGCCACCGAGACCCTGGCGCTGGGCATCAACATGCCCGCCCGCTCGGTCGTGCTGGAGCGGCTCGTCAAGTGGAACGGCGAGGCGCACGTCGACGTGACGCCGGGGGAGTACACCCAGCTCACCGGGCGCGCCGGCCGGCGCGGCATCGACGTCGAGGGGCACGCGGTCGTCCTGTGGCAGCAGGGCATGGACCCGCGCGCGGTCGCCGGCCTGGCCTCCACGCGCACGTACCCGCTGCGCTCGAGCTTCCGGCCCTCGTACAACATGGCCGTCAACCTCGTCGGCAGCGTCGGGCAGGCCACCGCCCGCGAGCTGCTCGAGGCGTCGTTCGCGCAGTTCCAGGCCGACCGCGCCGTCGTCGGCCTCGCCCGGCAGGTGCGCCGCAACGAGGAGGCGCTCGAGGGCTACCGCGAGGCCATGACGTGCCACCTCGGCGACTTCGAGGAGTACGCCGGCCTGCGCCGGGCGATCAAGGAGCGCGAGGCCGGGCTGTCCCGCGAGAACGCGGCCGACCGGCGGGCCCAGGCCGCGGCCAGCGTCGAGGCCCTGCGCCCCGGCGACGTCATCCGCGTGCCCACCGGGCGCCGCGCCGGGCTCGCCGTGGTCCTGGAGACCACCACCGGCGGCCTCGACGGGCCGCGCCCGACCGTGCTCACCGCGGACCGCCAGGTCAAGACGCTGTCGATGGTCGACTTCCCCTCGCCCGTCATGGCGCTGGACCGCGTACGGGTCCCCAAGGCCTTCAACGCGCGCAACCCGCAGCACCGGCGCGACCTGGCCTCGACCATGCGGGCCACCGGCCTCGACCACGACGAGACGCGCCCGCGCAAGCAGCGCTCGGCCGCCGCGGACGACCCGGAGCTGGCGCGGCTGCGGCGCCTGCTGCGCCAGCACCCCTGCCACGGCTGCGACGAGCGCGAGGACCACGCGCGCTGGGCCGAGCGGCACGCGAAGCTGCTGCGCGACACCGAGGGGCTGCGGCGCCGGGTCGCCGGGCGCACCGGCACCATCGCCCGCACCTTCGACCGGGTCTGCGCCCTGCTCGCCGAGCTCGGCTACCTCGCGCCCGAGGGCGACGCGCTCGTGGTCACCGACGAGGGCCGCCGGCTCGGCCGGCTCTACAGCGAGCTCGACCTGCTCACCGCCGAGTGCCTGCGCACCGGCGTCTGGGAGGACCTCGACCCCGCCGAGCTCGCCTCCTGCGTCGCCACCCTCGTGTACGAGTCGCGCTCCAGCGAGGACGGCACCGTCGCGCGGGTCCCGCGGGGCCGGGTCGAGCAGGCGCTCACCCGCATGCGCGACCTGTGGTTCGCCCTCGAGGCGCGGGAGAGGGCGCACCGGCTGGACTTCCTGCGCGAGCCCGACCTCGGCTTCTCGTGGGCCGCCTGGCGCTGGGCCTCCGGGCACCGGCTCGAGGAGGTCCTCTCCGACGCGGACCTGCAGGCCGGCGACTTCGTGCGCTGGTGCAAGCAGCTCATCGACCTGCTCGGCCAGGTCGCGACCGCCGCCCCGGAGGGCTCCCGGGTCCGCCGCACCGCCCAGGAGGCCGTCGACGCGGTGCGCCGCGGCGTCGTCGCGTACTCCTCCGTGTCCTGA
- a CDS encoding amidohydrolase, protein MTHEPSAPPSDPPTDQRTVLLRGGEVHSPADPFATALLVDRGSVAWVGSEGAADVHADGVDEVVDLQGALVAPAFVDAHVHATATGLALTGLDLSGAATLAEALDLVERHARARRGGVVLGHGWDETRWPERRPPTRAELDRATYGGVAYLSRVDVHSCVVTSALVAAAPEVRAADGWDEQGPLTRDAHHVARRVAQGSVGESQRRAAQRATRARAAELGIGAFHELAGPDISSPEDLAGLLALAREEPGPQVLGYWGELGGVERARELSALGAAGDLFADGALGSRTASLRADYADAEHAGHAYLSAAQVRDHVVACTRAGLQAGFHAIGDAALDVVLAGLREAAAEVGLPALRTARHRIEHAEMLDAAAVAALAELGAVASVQPVFDALWGGAEGMYAERLGAERALGLNPYADLAAAGVPLALGSDAPVTPLGPWEAVRAAAFHHVPAQRLSVRSAFTAHTRGGWRAAGRDDAGVLVPGAPATYAVWEAGELVVQAPDDRVAAWSTDPRSGTPGLPDLTPGTPAPRCLRTVVDGRVVHDVEGALT, encoded by the coding sequence GTGACCCACGAGCCGAGCGCCCCGCCGAGCGACCCGCCGACCGACCAGCGCACCGTCCTGCTGCGCGGCGGCGAGGTGCACTCGCCCGCCGACCCCTTCGCCACCGCCCTGCTCGTCGACCGCGGCAGCGTGGCCTGGGTCGGCTCGGAGGGGGCGGCCGACGTGCACGCCGACGGGGTGGACGAGGTCGTCGACCTGCAGGGCGCGCTCGTCGCCCCCGCGTTCGTCGACGCGCACGTGCACGCCACCGCCACCGGCCTGGCCCTGACCGGGCTCGACCTCTCCGGCGCGGCGACCCTCGCCGAGGCGCTCGACCTCGTCGAGCGGCACGCGCGCGCCCGGCGCGGCGGGGTGGTCCTCGGGCACGGCTGGGACGAGACCCGCTGGCCGGAGCGCCGCCCGCCGACGCGCGCCGAGCTCGACCGCGCGACGTACGGGGGCGTGGCGTACCTCAGCCGCGTCGACGTGCACTCGTGCGTCGTCACCAGCGCGCTCGTCGCGGCCGCCCCGGAGGTGCGCGCCGCGGACGGCTGGGACGAGCAGGGCCCGCTGACCCGCGACGCGCACCACGTGGCGCGCCGCGTCGCCCAGGGCAGCGTGGGGGAGTCCCAGCGCCGGGCGGCGCAGCGCGCTACCCGGGCCCGCGCCGCGGAGCTCGGCATCGGGGCCTTCCACGAGCTCGCGGGGCCCGACATCAGCTCGCCGGAGGACCTCGCGGGGCTGCTCGCGCTCGCCCGCGAGGAGCCCGGCCCCCAGGTGCTCGGCTACTGGGGCGAGCTCGGCGGGGTGGAGCGCGCCCGCGAGCTGAGTGCGCTCGGCGCGGCGGGCGACCTGTTCGCCGACGGCGCGCTCGGCTCGCGCACCGCGTCGCTGCGGGCCGACTACGCCGACGCCGAGCACGCCGGTCACGCGTACCTCAGCGCCGCGCAGGTGCGCGACCACGTCGTGGCCTGCACCCGGGCGGGGCTGCAGGCCGGCTTCCACGCCATCGGCGACGCTGCCCTCGACGTCGTGCTCGCCGGGCTGCGCGAGGCCGCCGCCGAGGTCGGCCTGCCGGCGCTGCGCACGGCGCGGCACCGGATCGAGCACGCCGAGATGCTCGACGCCGCCGCCGTCGCGGCGCTGGCCGAGCTCGGCGCGGTCGCCAGCGTCCAGCCGGTCTTCGACGCCCTGTGGGGCGGCGCGGAGGGCATGTACGCCGAGCGGCTCGGCGCCGAGCGGGCCCTCGGGCTCAACCCGTACGCCGACCTCGCCGCCGCCGGCGTCCCGCTCGCGCTCGGCTCGGACGCCCCCGTGACGCCGCTGGGGCCCTGGGAGGCGGTGCGCGCGGCGGCCTTCCACCACGTGCCCGCGCAGCGGCTCAGCGTGCGCAGCGCCTTCACGGCCCACACCCGCGGCGGCTGGCGGGCCGCGGGGCGCGACGACGCGGGCGTGCTCGTGCCCGGCGCGCCCGCGACGTACGCGGTCTGGGAGGCCGGCGAGCTCGTCGTCCAGGCCCCCGACGACCGGGTCGCGGCCTGGTCCACCGACCCGCGCTCCGGCACCCCGGGGCTGCCCGACCTGACCCCCGGCACCCCGGCGCCGCGGTGCCTGCGCACCGTCGTCGACGGCCGGGTCGTCCACGACGTGGAAGGAGCCCTGACGTGA
- a CDS encoding L-erythro-3,5-diaminohexanoate dehydrogenase, giving the protein MTRTGSSPVGLHRVLEPAGVLPQAAHRLDARPELWPDEVRVRVERLNLDAASFRQLDEAHGGDGDAVRAAVLAIAAERGKVQNPVTGSGGMLVGTVEEVGPASPLGLRVGDRVATLVSLSLTPLALTDGLAGWDGRSEQVPARGHAVLFARSVAAVLPDDLPTELAMAVMDVCGAPALTARVVRSYERPVVAVLGGAGKSGSLSLAAARAAGAGRTVGVVPHEGEADLLRASGLADAVAVADARDPVALEAAVRAAGGPADVTVVCVDVPGCEHGAVLATRDGGTVVFFSMATSFSAAALGAEGLAADVTMLVGNGYVPGHAATALDLLRSDPAVRRLVERRAGLVPEGAAPAVAARMGP; this is encoded by the coding sequence GTGACGCGCACGGGGTCGTCCCCGGTCGGCCTGCACCGCGTGCTCGAGCCCGCGGGCGTGCTCCCGCAGGCGGCGCACCGGCTCGACGCCCGCCCGGAGCTGTGGCCGGACGAGGTGCGGGTGCGCGTGGAGCGCCTCAACCTCGACGCCGCGTCCTTCCGCCAGCTCGACGAGGCGCACGGCGGCGACGGCGACGCGGTGCGCGCCGCCGTGCTGGCGATCGCCGCCGAGCGCGGCAAGGTGCAGAACCCGGTGACCGGCTCGGGCGGCATGCTCGTGGGGACCGTCGAGGAGGTCGGCCCGGCCTCGCCGCTCGGCCTGCGCGTCGGCGACCGGGTCGCCACCCTCGTCTCGCTCAGCCTCACCCCCCTCGCCCTCACCGACGGGCTCGCGGGGTGGGACGGGCGCTCGGAGCAGGTCCCGGCCCGGGGGCACGCGGTGCTCTTCGCCCGGTCCGTCGCCGCGGTGCTGCCCGACGACCTGCCCACGGAGCTGGCCATGGCGGTCATGGACGTCTGCGGGGCCCCCGCCCTCACCGCGCGGGTCGTCCGCTCGTACGAGCGCCCGGTCGTGGCGGTCCTCGGCGGCGCCGGCAAGTCGGGGTCGCTGAGCCTCGCCGCCGCCCGCGCCGCCGGCGCCGGGCGCACCGTCGGCGTCGTCCCGCACGAGGGCGAGGCCGACCTGCTGCGCGCGTCGGGCCTCGCCGACGCCGTGGCCGTGGCCGACGCCCGCGACCCGGTGGCCCTCGAGGCGGCGGTGCGCGCCGCGGGCGGGCCGGCCGACGTCACCGTGGTCTGCGTCGACGTGCCGGGCTGCGAGCACGGCGCCGTGCTCGCCACCCGCGACGGGGGGACCGTCGTCTTCTTCTCCATGGCCACGTCGTTCTCCGCGGCGGCGCTGGGCGCCGAGGGGCTGGCCGCCGACGTGACGATGCTCGTCGGGAACGGCTACGTCCCGGGGCACGCCGCGACGGCCCTGGACCTGCTGCGCTCCGACCCGGCCGTGCGCCGCCTCGTCGAGCGCCGGGCAGGGCTCGTCCCGGAGGGCGCGGCGCCGGCGGTGGCCGCGAGGATGGGTCCGTGA
- a CDS encoding M24 family metallopeptidase: protein MTQAIPAERLRRAQEATAAAGTDALLVSPGPDLRYLTGYDALPLERLTCLVLPAEGDPRLVVPRLEEPAALASPVAALGLQTVAWDETDDPYALVASLLPGARRVRVDNHMWAEKVLRLAAAMPEAEQGLAGHVLGPLRMRKDAAEVAALREAGAAIDRVHRRVPEWLRAGRTEREVGADIAAAIVEEGHARVDFVIVASGPNGASPHHELSDRVIEQGDAVVVDIGGTTPAGYCSDSTRCYSVGEPPAGYRESYDVLLAAQVAACEAVRPGVSAEAVDAAARDVIADAGYGARFIHRTGHGIGLETHEEPYVVAGNALPLEPGMAFSVEPGIYLPGRHGARIEDILVCGEDAGERLNLTDRALVVV, encoded by the coding sequence ATGACGCAAGCCATCCCCGCCGAGCGGCTGCGCCGCGCCCAGGAGGCCACCGCCGCCGCCGGCACCGACGCCCTGCTCGTCTCGCCGGGGCCGGACCTGCGCTACCTCACGGGCTACGACGCGCTGCCGCTGGAGCGGCTCACCTGCCTCGTGCTGCCGGCCGAGGGCGACCCCCGCCTCGTCGTGCCCCGGCTCGAGGAGCCGGCCGCGCTGGCCTCGCCGGTCGCGGCGCTGGGGCTGCAGACGGTGGCGTGGGACGAGACCGACGACCCGTACGCGCTCGTCGCCTCCCTGCTGCCGGGCGCCCGCCGGGTCCGGGTGGACAACCACATGTGGGCCGAGAAGGTGCTGCGCCTCGCCGCGGCCATGCCCGAGGCCGAGCAGGGGCTCGCCGGGCACGTCCTCGGCCCGCTGCGCATGCGCAAGGACGCCGCCGAGGTCGCGGCGCTGCGCGAGGCGGGCGCCGCCATCGACCGGGTGCACCGCCGGGTGCCGGAGTGGCTGCGGGCGGGGCGCACCGAGCGCGAGGTGGGCGCCGACATCGCCGCGGCGATCGTCGAGGAGGGGCACGCGCGGGTCGACTTCGTCATCGTCGCCTCCGGCCCGAACGGCGCCAGCCCGCACCACGAGCTCTCCGACCGGGTGATCGAGCAGGGCGACGCCGTGGTGGTGGACATCGGCGGCACGACGCCCGCGGGCTACTGCTCGGACTCCACCCGCTGCTACTCCGTCGGCGAGCCGCCGGCGGGCTACCGGGAGTCGTACGACGTCCTGCTCGCCGCGCAGGTGGCGGCGTGCGAGGCGGTGCGCCCCGGCGTGAGCGCCGAGGCGGTCGACGCGGCGGCGCGCGACGTCATCGCGGACGCGGGCTACGGCGCGCGGTTCATCCACCGCACCGGGCACGGCATCGGCCTCGAGACGCACGAGGAGCCGTACGTGGTGGCCGGCAACGCCCTCCCGCTCGAGCCCGGGATGGCGTTCTCGGTGGAGCCGGGCATCTACTTGCCGGGACGGCACGGCGCGCGCATCGAGGACATCCTCGTGTGCGGCGAGGACGCGGGGGAGCGCCTCAACCTCACCGACCGCGCGCTCGTCGTCGTCTGA
- a CDS encoding Lrp/AsnC family transcriptional regulator, producing MEDIDRQIVRLLARDGRMSWTDLGRATGLSTSAAQQRVRRLEQRGVLTGYAAVVDAEAVGLPLTAFISLTPIDPSAPDDAPERLAGLPEVEACHSVAGQESYILKVRVASPGALESLLATIRARAGVSTRTTIVLSTPYEARPPEV from the coding sequence GTGGAGGACATCGACCGGCAGATCGTGCGGCTGCTCGCGCGCGACGGCCGGATGAGCTGGACGGACCTCGGCCGGGCGACCGGCCTGTCGACCTCGGCGGCGCAGCAGCGCGTGCGCCGGCTCGAGCAGCGGGGGGTCCTCACGGGCTACGCCGCGGTCGTCGACGCCGAGGCGGTGGGCCTTCCGCTCACCGCGTTCATCTCGCTGACCCCCATCGACCCCAGCGCGCCCGACGACGCGCCGGAGCGGCTCGCCGGGCTGCCCGAGGTCGAGGCCTGCCACAGCGTCGCCGGGCAGGAGAGCTACATCCTCAAGGTCCGGGTCGCCTCGCCGGGCGCGCTGGAGTCGCTGCTGGCGACGATCCGGGCGCGCGCCGGGGTCTCGACCCGCACGACGATCGTGCTCAGCACGCCGTACGAGGCGCGCCCGCCGGAGGTCTAG